The Caloenas nicobarica isolate bCalNic1 chromosome 8, bCalNic1.hap1, whole genome shotgun sequence genome contains the following window.
CCTTGGTGATGCCCTGTGTTTGGCTTTGCAGCGATGCCATCACCCTGTGACTCGGAGCCCTGCCTGAATGGGGGGTCCTGCGAGGTTCACGATGACTCGTACTCCTGCGAGTGTCCTCGAGGCTTCTTTGGCAAACACTGTGAGAAAGGTACCCAGACAGAGCTCCCGGCTGGCCCTGGTACCTGGCAGGGGGTGGGAGAAGAGCTTGGACCCTTGTGGGAGATGAGCAACTgcttgctgagctgcagctggaagtgGGTGCAGatcatcccatccccatcccacagggTGGAGGGAGGATTGCACTGCTCCCTTCACGGCCCCTGACAGTCGCAGCAGCTGATCCAGTTCTCGTGTTTCGCACGCAAACCCATCAGTGTTGGAGGTTTTTTAATGTGCCTGAGCTTTTGGCCTCAGAAGCAGCCACCAATTCCCCGGCATTGTGTGCCTGAGGCCCTGGCACTAGTCTGCAGGGGTGTTGTTTCGCAGTGTCGCTGAGCCCAGGGCTGAGCCACAGTGCGCTCGGCTTTCCTGCATGCAGTGAGGGGTTTATCGGGGTGCTGGTGGGAGGCGGCGGCTCTCTTGGTGGTGGCAGCAGTGGGTGACCTCCGCTCTTGGTGGTCTCTCTGCAGCCAAGCCACAATTCTGCAGTTCAGGGCCCTGTCGCAACGGGGGCACCTGCCAGGAGGCGGATGGCGAGTACCACTGCAGCTGCCCCTACCGCTTCACCGGCAAGCACTGCGAGATTGGTatgagctctgccctcccgGGAGGAGAGGCAGCAGTCATCCTCTCTCTGCTCAGCCCCCGCCTGCCCTATGCCCCCAGGTAAGCCGGACCCCTGCGCCTCAGGGCCCTGCCAGAACGGGGGCACCTGCTTCCACTACATCGGCAAGTACAAGTGCGACTGTGCCCCGGGCTACGCTGGCCGGCACTGCGAGATCGGTACGTGTGAGTGGGgtgtgctggtgctgggggctgcctggGTTGGTGTTGGGGCTGCCGGCAGAGCTGACAGCCGTAGCGGCAGTACGTGAGCCTCGCTGCTTGCTTTGAGCCCCCTTCCCTCTAATTGGAAGTGCTTTGACTCTTCCTCACACCCTGCTGGAGGAGATGGCTCTGGTTTctgggctctgccagctccGCAGCAGATGCTCTTTGCTCTGCTCTTCCAGTGCCCTCCCCGTGCTTCCCTAGCCCCTGTGAGAATGGCGCTACCTGTGAAGACCTTGGCAGGGGCTACACATGCACGTGCCCCTTGGGCTATATAGGGAAGCACTGCCAGTCTGGTAAGGACCTTGCGCTGCCCCTGCCAGCCAGGGGGTTGGGGTGCCTCTGTGGAACCCCACTCACTCCCCCATCTCTCCTCAGAGGTCGACTGTGGCATCCCCAGCGAGGTGAAGCACGCCCAGGCCTCCTTCAACTCCACCAAGGTGGGCTCGCTGGCTGAATACCAGTGTGAGCTGGGCTACACCCTCAGTCAACACAACCACCCCCGCGTCTGCAGCTTGCCAGGTGTCTGGAGCGACCCCCCCGAATGCGATGGTGAGGAGCGCTGGAGAGTGGTGGAACCCTGGGGTGCCGTCCCAGTAGGCTGCGGTCATAACCGTGTCTTGGTGACCCCAGGACATGTACTCCAGTCCTCCCCTGCCCGCATCTGTAGTCAGAGACACCCAGAGACCCCAGCCCGGTGCTCACATCTCTTGTCGTGTCTCTCGTCTGCCCAAAATGCCTGCAGAGATTGATGAGTGCcgttcccagccctgcctgaaCGGCGGCCAGTGCAAGGACCGTGTCGCTGAATTCCTGTGCCTGTGTGAGCCGGGTTACACTGGCCAGCGCTGCGAGTTGGGTAAGAGACTGTGCCGGTTATGCCCTAGGGCTGCAGTGGGTGGCTGTCACAAACCCTTCTCACCCTCTGGCTCCCAGGGAACGACAGCACATGCAAACCCTGCAGCCAGAAGCTGGGCTGCCCTCAGTTGTGTGCGCTGGCTTCGGTCTCCTGCCGGTGTGCTCGGATCAGCCTGCAGTGAGGGCTCCTCTCCTAGTGCCCCTGATCAGCTGTGGGACTTGCCAGATGGCGCTCCCGgtcaggcagaggagcaggcagggctcaGGGGCACGTGCACCACTTGTGCCCCCCTGCTGATGGATGCTGAGTGGGCATCCCCATCACTGGCGGGGCAATGACTTCTCCTGATGCGTGTTAAGCCTGTGCAGAGAAGCACCAGATCTCAGGATCTGGGTGTGAGGTGCTCTGCTCGGCTCCAAAGTTATTGGCCAagtggagggggaaaaagcGGTTTGAGGTTGCATGTTTTTGGCTGCGCTGAGCTTCCGCTTCTATGTATGCGCACGGTTATGGCTGAAGGGGGTGCTGGGCAGCACGGTGGCTGGCGGGACTCTGGCAGGTGGGAGCCCAGCGCCTGGCAGGGGATGGTGGTGGGAGAAGGTGGGATGCCCACTGCGGGGGACCTGTTGGCacggccccgcgctgcccgctGTGTGCCCGCAGGCACGTCCCtgtgcccagctcctgctgcagccccatgcaggggcaggtgtggggcggGGGGCCCCGACAGCCTCAGGGGTGGGACTGTTCCTGGCTGCTGGACTTGGGGGTAGCGAGTGACCTGGGGAGAGTGCGCCCTGCGGGAGGAGCGCTGCCTCTCCGAACCCTCCGTCCCTTGCCGTTGAgcctgttgctgtgctgagccaatgcctcttctgctgctccccagaTGTCGACGAGTGCCAGTCAGAGCCCTGTAAGAACGGTGGGACCTGCCAGGACCTCCCTGGGTCCTTTGCTTGCTTCTGTCCTGAGGGCTTTGTGGGGACCCAGTGCGAGACAGGTAGGGACTCACTCTTCCCAGGGCGGTGGAAGGCTGGACTGTGGGTGCTGGGATGCTGGTCACTGTTTTGGGCACCTTGATCTCAAGCCATCAGCTGGGCACTCGCTGCCTCCTTGCCTGCGGTTTTTTGGGTAGAGCTGAAACTGCtcctgggtggggaggacacaAGGAACAAGGTGCCTGCCAGTGATGGATCCCCTTTTGAAACTGTCCGCCCCCTCCCAGCGGATGTGGCTGCTGTGGTGCTTGGGTGGAATCCTGggtccagcccagctgtgccaagCCTCGGGCTGCCTGTCCGTCCTGCTGCCCCTTCAGGGGTGGTTGTAGCTGGCCCGTGGGCGCTAGCTGGGCTTGCCAGGAGTGCCTGCTCACCGCTGgcctgctcctgcccccagAGGTGGATGCCTGTGAGTCTGGCCCTTGCCGAAACGGAGGGGAGTGCGAGAGCTACAGAGGCTCCTACCTTTGCGTGTGCCCTGAGGGTTTCTTCGGCTACCACTGTGAGACAGGTGAGGCGCGCGGGGCGGCTCAGCGCGGGGCAGCGCCTTGGCCGGCCAGCAGCGCTAACGCTGGCGGCCGGCACCTCTCCACAGCCAGCGACCCGTGCTTCTCCAGCCCCTGCGGGAGCAGAGGCTACTGCCTGCCCAGCAATGGCACCCACAGCTGCACCTGCAAAGTCAGCTACACAGGCAAGAGCTGCGAGAAAGGTAAAGGCCCTCAGCAGCGGCACCAGGACGTGACGCGGGGCTCGACGCTGGCCAGGCGGTGGCCACCGCCTGTGAGGGGCTCGACGCCATGCGGGACCATCAGCTCTCCTCaggcgggcagggcaggggcctCACCTCTGCAGGGGCAGCCCAggccccagtgctgctgtgggcaggTGCTGGCGTGCTGAGCCACTGCTGCGGGCACGGGGCTCGGCACGAGGACGCTGGGGACAGGCTTCCCTGGCCTCCTACGGTGACGGCAATCCCTCGGGTGCAACTTGGGAAGGGAGGCTGAGGTGTGTGAGGGAAGCCTCTCGCTGCTGGCACCAGCCTCCGTGGGGCCCCTCGGCCCATCTCACCGGTGCCTTAGCCCTGGCAGGTGGGGGCAAGTGCTCGGCCGTGGGTGCTGCCAGGTGGCGGTGGCCGGGAGCCCTCCCGGCGCCCTGGTTCCTGCGCCTGCCGGGCCGGTGGTGGCTGGTGCCTGCAGGGCTCAGCCAGGCGCGCTGAGGGGAGGGCCAGGGCCCCATCCTCCGTTGCTGCCACTCTGCCTCTTGCTCCCGGGGTGTGTTCTCTAAAGATTCATGGCGTTACCTCTCCCCTTTGCTTTTGCCCACACCCTGAAGAATTGCTGCCACCAACCTCATTAAAGGTGGAAAGGGTGGAGGACACTGGTGTGTTGATTTCTTGGCACCCACCTGAGGACGCAGCCGCCAGGCAACTCATTGACGGCTACGCCGTGACGTACGTATCCCTCGACGGCTCTTACCGCAGGACAGATTTTGTGGACCGAAGTCGTTCTGCCCACCAATTGCGGGCACTAGCCTCCGGCAGAGCCTacaatatttctgtcttttcagtcAAACGCAACGTGAACAACAAGAATGATATCAGCAGGCCCATCATGCTCACCACGCGCACTAGTGAGTAGCGTCCCCGGGGGATTGCGGTAGTGAGCACGCGTGGCCACACTGGTGCCAGGGCTTgtgccacctcctccctgccacTGGCTCCAGTCCCAGCCCACGCCGGTGCCGACCCCTGGCAGGTGTGGTGGTGCAGATCCTAAAATCCAGCCAGGGACCACTGGAAAGCGCTTGGCACAGAGAATTGCTGTTCTCTTTGCTGTGAGTAAAAGGGGACAGAATGCCCCGCGGCTCACTGGGCCCCTGCTCTGGGAGCTGGCAGTGGGGACCGCTCCTGGATCCTGTTCATCAGGTTACTCCTCACTTGTGTGCCCACGGCAGCGCgggtccccagggctggcgGCTGAGCTGGAGAAGCCCCCACgccagctgggcagcagggctgggtgaTCTCTGCCAGCAATAACAAAGCTCCGTGAGCGAGCTGCCCTGCCATCCCACCAGGCCTGGCGTGGGGATGCGCCAGGGAGGGCAGAGGCTGGCGGGGACCTCTGCTCTGCGGGCGGAGGGACAGGGGCACAGTGATGGCATGGGCAGGTGGGGTAGCTGCAGTCACGCCTTCTAGGGCAGGCAGGTGAAGAAATCAAGTGCGAACTGAGGACGGTTAGACCTTGAAAAGCTGCCCTCTAATGAGAGGGGGATGGCGGTGGGAAAGCCCGTGAGCCACATCCCCCCACATCGGGCTGAGACGGAGTGGAGGGGAAGCccaagggaggagaaggcaggcATGGTGCTGGGCACGGCAGGGGTCTGCGCCCCCAGCCCAGTGTCTTGGGAGGCCTCGAGCTGAGGGCAGCGAGAACTGGGCTCGGGATGGCTGCCTCGAGTGTGCAGCAGGCTTAGTGCCAGCCTCAGGTACTGTGTCCCGTTCGGAGCTGTTCTAGGGGCTGGGGCCAGAGAAGCACCATGGGTGGCACAGGGTCCTGTGGGCGGGCAGGTGTTTGTGCCTCCCGCCTGCCCACGGGCGCGGGTGCCGGCCGGGGAAGCAATCCAGAAGGGCAGGCAGGACACCCGCAAGGGTGCGGAAAAGGGACAGGGCGACCCGTGGCTGACCGCAGTCCTCTCTGCTTGCTCCGGCCAGGACCGCGTCCGGTGGAAGGCTTTGAGATCACGAATGTGACAGCCAGCGCCATCACGGTGCAATGGGCTCTCCACCGGCTCAAGCACTCCACCGTCAGTAGGGTGCGTGTCTCCATCCGCCAGCCAGGGGATCTGGCAGACCGCACCGTGGAGCTGAACAGCAGCGTGGCCAAGTACACCTTCCTGTGAGTGGGACTGCAGGCGAGCGCCCAGCCAGCGGGCCCTCCCTGGCTGCCCAGCTcaccccttcccaccctgcctccctcctccaCAGGGACCTGCAGCCAGGAGAGAGGTACATTGTCCATGTCACGACGCTGAGTGGCCAGGGGACAGAAGACCACCCCTCGGAGAGTTTGGCCACAGCCCCCTTCCACGTGTGGACGAGTGAGTGGGGTTGTCTTGGCCACCCCCAGGGGCCCTGGGGCTCGGCCAGCGCAGGGCGGCCGGTGGCCAGCGGGaaagctgcagggaggggaaggtgtgaAAGCCGTCAGCCTGTCTGGCCAGCACGGCGGGCAGGAGACGTGCAGGCAGGCCTCAGGAAGGGCAGGCAAGGCAGCAGCACGTCCTCCCCTGCCAGATGTCGTTCACTACCCAAGACAAACATGAGCTCAGCCCCATGGGGAGCCTGCATGGGCCTGATTCAGTCCCTGCTGTATGGCAGCCGGAGCGGGAGGGCCAGACCTGAGTGCCAGGGTGCAGTGAGGCTCTGCCCGCCTTGGTGGGCCCCAGTGCTGAGCATCTCCCAGTGCTGAGCATCTCCCAGTGCTGTGCATGGCTGAGGCCTCACTGGGGCACGGCCAGGCAAGCTGGGGCCCTGGCATGCTTACGAAGTGGGGTGTGAGCAAGTAGGGTGGTTGCCATTCAGGGGTACCAGTGCTGAcctcttttctcccctcctcctgcctcccccaggGCCTCTACCCCCCAAAAACCTCACTGCTTCCCGTGTCACCGCCACCTCGGTGTCCATGGCATGGGAGCAGCCACCCACTGGTGCCACGGAGGGGTACATCATCAATGTCACCACTGCTCAGAGTGTGAAGAGCCGCTATGTGCCCAATGGGAAGCTTGTGTCCTACACAGTGCGGGACCTGCTCCCCGGGCAGCGGTACCGCCTGTCTGTGACAGCTGTGCAGAACACGGAGCAAGGCCAAGTGCACAGCGAGCCCATGCACCTCTATGTCACCACCTGTGAGTGGCTGGCTCACTGGGGCGGGGGTGCTGCTGGGTTGCTGCAGCATGAGGCAGGGAATGGGCTAATGGGGACGCAGGTCATGCAGTAGGAAACTGGTTGACCTGTGGAGTAACAAGCCCGTGTGGTCTTGCGCTCCGGGACTGGgtgcctgcagctctggggacaggaCTCGTGCAAAGGGAGGTGGGGGGGTTGCAGGGTGCTGCCTCCATGAGCAGAGGTCAGCTGCAGACTCACAGCTCGGTGATGCTTCACCAGGACtggcacttgcagcccagatgTGCGAAGAGCGTGCATGTGTCCCCCCACAGCCTTAAATGGCAGCTCGGGACTGAGGGGACTGGCTGGGAGCGGGGTTGCTGTGCTGACTCGCAGCCCGACTCCCACTAAGCCGAACCCTTTGGGCTGCAGTGCAGAGGGATGGGGCTCCGGAGAGATGGTGGAGCCAAGCCGGACACCCCCGGGTCCTGCGCAACAGGCTGCCCCCAGCTTTCCTGCCAGAGCTCCGCTTGCTAGCAGATCACGACACAGCTGAGGAGCCCTCGCCAGCCCCCAGGTAGGCACTGTTCCTGGACTCCCGGCTCTTTTACCAGTGCTCAGCCCAAGCCTCGTGTTGAGCAAAGCCCTTTTTCCCAGCTCCCATGTCTGGGTGCGCACAGGCTCAAGCCTCTTGCCCCTACCCCTGGGCCCTGAGCCAGGCAGCCCTTGTCAGCAGCTGAGCCCACGGGACTCGCGCTGAGCTTGATGCTGCCAGCgagggctcctctggccccagCGCGGGGCAGCTGCGGGCTGGGGGGCCTGCAGTGCCCCGTACCCTCATGGCTCTCCTGTCGCAGGTTCACTGAGCTGGTGGACGGCAGAAAGAGGATCAGCGCCAGGTTCAGCACTGCGTTGGGCAAATCCATCACTGTGAAGACAGGTAAGTGCTCTGTTGCCTTTCTGGCCTCCTCCTGTCACCCAGTGCTGTCTTCTGTACCTCCCCTCAGGACAGGGTGGCAGCTGGGCAGGCTGCTGTAGGGCTGGGGGAGCCATAGAGAAGGGCAGAGCCCTCTCAATGGGCAGACAAACATCTGTCCTGCTTGCTAGACACCTGCCTGGGGCGTGGGGTGATGTGCAGCCATCGAGGAACCCGGAGGGGGCTGTGGCACGGGctggctgctgtccctgccagccacagcaggagcccaggcagcaaccctgcaccccccactcccagtgcagcccctgcaccccccactcccagtgcagcccctgcaccccccactcccagtgcagcccctgcctgcccagcagcctGAGCCCCCCCTGCCAAGCACAGCCTCATGCTTGAGGAGGGCATCTGGATGACAAGCCCCCCACTAACCCAGGGCTGGCCAGCCACCCATTTGCCACCCCTGCCAAACCAAGTATACAAATCCCAGCCCAAAGACATCCTACCAGGCCTGGGAGCCCCATGAcatggggtggggaagggggcaGGCACACCTGATGGCAGCCCTGGGTTCACACTCTGCTCTACTCTGCCGCtgcttccccagggctccatGTCCCACAGCCCTCCAGGAAGGCAGAAGCAGTTGCCCTAATTCTAGGGGTGCCAACTGGGAAGGGCTAAACTGCTGCCTCAGGCCTGACGCACCCCCCTGATGCTGTGGGCAGGCTGGATCCCATCAGAGGGGCTGCCTTTGGGTCTGGCCCCCACTGACGGTGACACTTGACCCTCTCGTTGCCCAGACCCAGAGGCTCCAGTGAAGCTGGAGAACGCGCAGGTGTCCAGCCAGGGCAGTCTGGCACTGCAGCTGAGCGAGGCAAAGAGCAAGAGTAAGTCTGGGGGAAGCACAGGAGCAGTGGGGACGGGCAGGGCAtgtggcagcagctggctgTCCTTGCTGCCCTGCTGGAAGGCAAACAAGGGGCATGGCATCCCCCCCGGCTGCCCAATCCCTGGGGATTGCTGAGGAGGTGGGACGGGCtgtgcagcagccctggggtcTGAGGGCTGTATGTGTGTTGCAGGTGAGGGGCAGAACTGCTCCACGAACCCCTGCAGGAACGGCGGCGCCTGCGCCAGGGATGCCGAGTCCTACCGCTGTGACTGCCGGCCGGGCTTCAAGGGCCGGCTCTGTGAGCTGGGTGAGTGCTGCGCTGCTGCCGGACGGCCGAGCTCCTCCTGCCAGGGGACGCGTGCGCCCAGCTCGGCAGCTGTCCCAGCCGCAGGGCTCCCAGGGTGCGGGTCACCAAGCGCACCCTGTCAGTACCCAGCTCCTCCCGTCATgcacaggcttcctagagagggCTGAGCTGTGTCAACAGAGGGAGGGGCTGGGCTTTGCTTTTTCCAGTTTGGGCAGATCTGGGAGCACAGGTCTGCTCCCTGCTCCGGGCCCAGCCCTCTGCCCCCACCTGGCAAGCCaggctcctgccctgcccacgTAGTTACTTgggccccgtggggctgggagctggtggTGGGTCAGCTCTGTAGAGCCCAGACCTCCaggacagcagaggaaaaacctGGGGGGGGCTCGCTGGCCCCCTGCCATGGGGCACAGGCAGTCAGGGCTCGTTGATAGCTCCCTCTCCTGTTCCCCAAGCAGCCTGCAAGAAGGTGCCACACTCATGCACGCGGCTGTACTCGGAAACCAAGTCATTCCCTGTGCGGGAAGGAGGCACCTGCCACTACCTGTGAGTACTGCCTGCGGGTTGTACTCCCCCCTTCCTCTTGTGCTCGGAGCTGGGGATTGTGTCCCCACAGCTCGGCTCCAGAGAAGGGAGAGCGAGTGTGAGGCCGTCTCAGACCCAGGGTGgcagctgccccctccccagtgcAGGCTGGGCAGCCTTGTGTGCCCTCGAGCCCCTAGAGCTGCCCCGCCAGCTGCATTTCAGGGCAGGGTCCTGCCGAGATGACAGCCCTGTAGTGGTGTTACCTACCTACGTAGCAGCGAGGTTGGATTTGATGTGTGTGACCCCCAAATAGTAGCGGatcccctgcctgctgcctgccagcccagctcctccctaCCTTGCCATGTGCAAGCAGAGGGCTGCGACCAACCCTGCTGCAATACTGGGGCACGGGGGGAGCTCCGCTTTGgcccccaccctccccagccTTCCTGCGATGGAGGCACAAGGGCCTGGCAGTG
Protein-coding sequences here:
- the SNED1 gene encoding sushi, nidogen and EGF-like domain-containing protein 1 isoform X2, whose translation is MQGLAGWAVLVALGEWLWAGGVVPLADFYPFGPAQGDAATRKQDDGGSELRPLSIPFPFFGAGHTGLYVNNNGIISFLKEVSQFTPVAFPISKDRRVVAAFWADVDNRRAGDVYYRESTEQPILERASRDIVQYFPEFPGFSAQWVFIATWYRVTFFGGSSFSPVNTFQIVLITDGKLSFTIFNYESITWTTGMHASSGGDFAGLGGIAAQAGFNAGDGKRYFNIPGSRTDDIADVEMTTNVGIPGRWVFRIDDAQVQVGGCSNTTSVCLTLRPCLNGGKCIEDCITGNPSYTCSCLAGFTGKRCHIDVDECLSHPCQNGATCLNGAGSFSCRCLPGFRGTNCESEESPCEGRECQNGGRCQAANGTATCLCQPGYTGTECQTEVNECESSPCLNGGHCVDLVDNFTCVCLEPFVGQRCQTDSSSCEDRSCRNRQTCNYIRPGRYICTCSPGYYGNNCQYGGPHVSGACLSQPCQNAGNCLETEQGYVCECQEGYSGQDCRDKFSEGCECRNGGSCLEGNVTICQCLPGFFGLLCEFEVTTTPCNMNTQCPDGGYCMEYGGSYLCVCHTDYSTNHTMPSPCDSEPCLNGGSCEVHDDSYSCECPRGFFGKHCEKAKPQFCSSGPCRNGGTCQEADGEYHCSCPYRFTGKHCEIGKPDPCASGPCQNGGTCFHYIGKYKCDCAPGYAGRHCEIVPSPCFPSPCENGATCEDLGRGYTCTCPLGYIGKHCQSEVDCGIPSEVKHAQASFNSTKVGSLAEYQCELGYTLSQHNHPRVCSLPGVWSDPPECDEIDECRSQPCLNGGQCKDRVAEFLCLCEPGYTGQRCELDVDECQSEPCKNGGTCQDLPGSFACFCPEGFVGTQCETEVDACESGPCRNGGECESYRGSYLCVCPEGFFGYHCETASDPCFSSPCGSRGYCLPSNGTHSCTCKVSYTGKSCEKGPRPVEGFEITNVTASAITVQWALHRLKHSTVSRVRVSIRQPGDLADRTVELNSSVAKYTFLDLQPGERYIVHVTTLSGQGTEDHPSESLATAPFHVWTRPLPPKNLTASRVTATSVSMAWEQPPTGATEGYIINVTTAQSVKSRYVPNGKLVSYTVRDLLPGQRYRLSVTAVQNTEQGQVHSEPMHLYVTTLQRDGAPERWWSQAGHPRVLRNRLPPAFLPELRLLADHDTAEEPSPAPRFTELVDGRKRISARFSTALGKSITVKTDPEAPVKLENAQVSSQGSLALQLSEAKSKSEGQNCSTNPCRNGGACARDAESYRCDCRPGFKGRLCELACKKVPHSCTRLYSETKSFPVREGGTCHYLYRRVYKVQQDICYKESCESTGSKKTTSRKPSSSHTLRKP
- the SNED1 gene encoding sushi, nidogen and EGF-like domain-containing protein 1 isoform X4, which encodes MQGLAGWAVLVALGEWLWAGGVVPLADFYPFGPAQGDAATRKQDDGGSELRPLSIPFPFFGAGHTGLYVNNNGIISFLKEVSQFTPVAFPISKDRRVVAAFWADVDNRRAGDVYYRESTEQPILERASRDIVQYFPEFPGFSAQWVFIATWYRVTFFGGSSFSPVNTFQIVLITDGKLSFTIFNYESITWTTGMHASSGGDFAGLGGIAAQAGFNAGDGKRYFNIPGSRTDDIADVEMTTNVGIPGRWVFRIDDAQVQVGGCSNTTSVCLTLRPCLNGGKCIEDCITGNPSYTCSCLAGFTGKRCHIDVDECLSHPCQNGATCLNGAGSFSCRCLPGFRGTNCESEESPCEGRECQNGGRCQAANGTATCLCQPGYTGTECQTEVNECESSPCLNGGHCVDLVDNFTCVCLEPFVGQRCQTDSSSCEDRSCRNRQTCNYIRPGRYICTCSPGYYGNNCQYGGPHVSGACLSQPCQNAGNCLETEQGYVCECQEGYSGQDCRDKFSEGCECRNGGSCLEGNVTICQCLPGFFGLLCEFEVTTTPCNMNTQCPDGGYCMEYGGSYLCVCHTDYSTNHTMPSPCDSEPCLNGGSCEVHDDSYSCECPRGFFGKHCEKAKPQFCSSGPCRNGGTCQEADGEYHCSCPYRFTGKHCEIGKPDPCASGPCQNGGTCFHYIGKYKCDCAPGYAGRHCEIVPSPCFPSPCENGATCEDLGRGYTCTCPLGYIGKHCQSEVDCGIPSEVKHAQASFNSTKVGSLAEYQCELGYTLSQHNHPRVCSLPGVWSDPPECDEIDECRSQPCLNGGQCKDRVAEFLCLCEPGYTGQRCELDVDECQSEPCKNGGTCQDLPGSFACFCPEGFVGTQCETEVDACESGPCRNGGECESYRGSYLCVCPEGFFGYHCETASDPCFSSPCGSRGYCLPSNGTHSCTCKVSYTGKSCEKELLPPTSLKVERVEDTGVLISWHPPEDAAARQLIDGYAVTYVSLDGSYRRTDFVDRSRSAHQLRALASGRAYNISVFSVKRNVNNKNDISRPIMLTTRTRPRPVEGFEITNVTASAITVQWALHRLKHSTVSRVRVSIRQPGDLADRTVELNSSVAKYTFLDLQPGERYIVHVTTLSGQGTEDHPSESLATAPFHVWTRPLPPKNLTASRVTATSVSMAWEQPPTGATEGYIINVTTAQSVKSRYVPNGKLVSYTVRDLLPGQRYRLSVTAVQNTEQGQVHSEPMHLYVTT
- the SNED1 gene encoding sushi, nidogen and EGF-like domain-containing protein 1 isoform X3; amino-acid sequence: MQGLAGWAVLVALGEWLWAGGVVPLADFYPFGPAQGDAATRKQDDGGSELRPLSIPFPFFGAGHTGLYVNNNGIISFLKEVSQFTPVAFPISKDRRVVAAFWADVDNRRAGDVYYRESTEQPILERASRDIVQYFPEFPGFSAQWVFIATWYRVTFFGGSSFSPVNTFQIVLITDGKLSFTIFNYESITWTTGMHASSGGDFAGLGGIAAQAGFNAGDGKRYFNIPGSRTDDIADVEMTTNVGIPGRWVFRIDDAQVQVGGCSNTTSVCLTLRPCLNGGKCIEDCITGNPSYTCSCLAGFTGKRCHIDVDECLSHPCQNGATCLNGAGSFSCRCLPGFRGTNCESEESPCEGRECQNGGRCQAANGTATCLCQPGYTGTECQTEVNECESSPCLNGGHCVDLVDNFTCVCLEPFVGQRCQTDSSSCEDRSCRNRQTCNYIRPGRYICTCSPGYYGNNCQYGGPHVSGACLSQPCQNAGNCLETEQGYVCECQEGYSGQDCRDKFSEGCECRNGGSCLEGNVTICQCLPGFFGLLCEFEVTTTPCNMNTQCPDGGYCMEYGGSYLCVCHTDYSTNHTMPSPCDSEPCLNGGSCEVHDDSYSCECPRGFFGKHCEKAKPQFCSSGPCRNGGTCQEADGEYHCSCPYRFTGKHCEIGKPDPCASGPCQNGGTCFHYIGKYKCDCAPGYAGRHCEIVPSPCFPSPCENGATCEDLGRGYTCTCPLGYIGKHCQSEVDCGIPSEVKHAQASFNSTKVGSLAEYQCELGYTLSQHNHPRVCSLPGVWSDPPECDEIDECRSQPCLNGGQCKDRVAEFLCLCEPGYTGQRCELDVDECQSEPCKNGGTCQDLPGSFACFCPEGFVGTQCETEVDACESGPCRNGGECESYRGSYLCVCPEGFFGYHCETASDPCFSSPCGSRGYCLPSNGTHSCTCKVSYTGKSCEKELLPPTSLKVERVEDTGVLISWHPPEDAAARQLIDGYAVTYVSLDGSYRRTDFVDRSRSAHQLRALASGRAYNISVFSVKRNVNNKNDISRPIMLTTRTRPRPVEGFEITNVTASAITVQWALHRLKHSTVSRVRVSIRQPGDLADRTVELNSSVAKYTFLDLQPGERYIVHVTTLSGQGTEDHPSESLATAPFHVWTRPLPPKNLTASRVTATSVSMAWEQPPTGATEGYIINVTTAQSVKSRYVPNGKLVSYTVRDLLPGQRYRLSVTAVQNTEQGQVHSEPMHLYVTTLQRDGAPERWWSQAGHPRVLRNRLPPAFLPELRLLADHDTAEEPSPAPRFTELVDGRKRISARFSTALGKSITVKTDPEAPVKLENAQVSSQGSLALQLSEAKSKSEGQNCSTNPCRNGGACARDAESYRCDCRPGFKGRLCELACKKVPHSCTRLYSETKSFPVREGGTCHYLYRRVYKVQQDICYKESCESTGSKKTTSRKPSSSHTLRKP
- the SNED1 gene encoding sushi, nidogen and EGF-like domain-containing protein 1 isoform X1 produces the protein MQGLAGWAVLVALGEWLWAGGVVPLADFYPFGPAQGDAATRKQDDGGSELRPLSIPFPFFGAGHTGLYVNNNGIISFLKEVSQFTPVAFPISKDRRVVAAFWADVDNRRAGDVYYRESTEQPILERASRDIVQYFPEFPGFSAQWVFIATWYRVTFFGGSSFSPVNTFQIVLITDGKLSFTIFNYESITWTTGMHASSGGDFAGLGGIAAQAGFNAGDGKRYFNIPGSRTDDIADVEMTTNVGIPGRWVFRIDDAQVQVGGCSNTTSVCLTLRPCLNGGKCIEDCITGNPSYTCSCLAGFTGKRCHIDVDECLSHPCQNGATCLNGAGSFSCRCLPGFRGTNCESEESPCEGRECQNGGRCQAANGTATCLCQPGYTGTECQTEVNECESSPCLNGGHCVDLVDNFTCVCLEPFVGQRCQTDSSSCEDRSCRNRQTCNYIRPGRYICTCSPGYYGNNCQYGGPHVSGACLSQPCQNAGNCLETEQGYVCECQEGYSGQDCRDKFSEGCECRNGGSCLEGNVTICQCLPGFFGLLCEFEVTTTPCNMNTQCPDGGYCMEYGGSYLCVCHTDYSTNHTMPSPCDSEPCLNGGSCEVHDDSYSCECPRGFFGKHCEKAKPQFCSSGPCRNGGTCQEADGEYHCSCPYRFTGKHCEIGKPDPCASGPCQNGGTCFHYIGKYKCDCAPGYAGRHCEIVPSPCFPSPCENGATCEDLGRGYTCTCPLGYIGKHCQSEVDCGIPSEVKHAQASFNSTKVGSLAEYQCELGYTLSQHNHPRVCSLPGVWSDPPECDEIDECRSQPCLNGGQCKDRVAEFLCLCEPGYTGQRCELDVDECQSEPCKNGGTCQDLPGSFACFCPEGFVGTQCETEVDACESGPCRNGGECESYRGSYLCVCPEGFFGYHCETASDPCFSSPCGSRGYCLPSNGTHSCTCKVSYTGKSCEKELLPPTSLKVERVEDTGVLISWHPPEDAAARQLIDGYAVTYVSLDGSYRRTDFVDRSRSAHQLRALASGRAYNISVFSVKRNVNNKNDISRPIMLTTRTRPRPVEGFEITNVTASAITVQWALHRLKHSTVSRVRVSIRQPGDLADRTVELNSSVAKYTFLDLQPGERYIVHVTTLSGQGTEDHPSESLATAPFHVWTRPLPPKNLTASRVTATSVSMAWEQPPTGATEGYIINVTTAQSVKSRYVPNGKLVSYTVRDLLPGQRYRLSVTAVQNTEQGQVHSEPMHLYVTTLQRDGAPERWWSQAGHPRVLRNRLPPAFLPELRLLADHDTAEEPSPAPRFTELVDGRKRISARFSTALGKSITVKTDPEAPVKLENAQVSSQGSLALQLSEAKSKSEGQNCSTNPCRNGGACARDAESYRCDCRPGFKGRLCELGTEESTRYSRTSATRRAVRAPVPRKQPAENQAAVTH